A genomic window from Acidobacteriota bacterium includes:
- a CDS encoding glycosyltransferase family 2 protein — protein MTRISVVIPTVGRAGRLQATLEAFGKLDPSTPPFEVVVVLDGEDGATRQTAEQPRPFAVRVLSQQKAGPGPARNLGAQAADGELIVFLNDDTRPHPECLAVHARAQDELGPCIAIGRVEWDPERPITDYMAWLAPGGHQFNYGRLDPDQPTPWDACWGTNLAVPRQWLLDEPFDPDFPVVAIEDGEWGYRMARRGRPMRYVPQAVCYHDHRYEGPAAYRARARTAGTASRYVVRRHPELFWTLIGRPTVAAKVRALSMLLPGNWRREMFWDLDYRWNYVLGILHPGRADRLHR, from the coding sequence ATGACACGCATCTCGGTTGTCATTCCCACCGTCGGCCGCGCCGGTCGGCTGCAGGCGACCCTCGAGGCCTTCGGAAAGCTCGACCCCTCCACTCCCCCATTCGAGGTGGTGGTGGTGCTTGACGGCGAGGATGGGGCAACCCGTCAGACTGCCGAACAGCCCCGCCCTTTCGCGGTCAGGGTCCTGAGCCAGCAGAAGGCCGGCCCCGGCCCGGCCCGAAACCTCGGCGCGCAGGCGGCCGACGGGGAGCTGATCGTCTTTCTCAACGACGACACCCGGCCGCACCCGGAATGCCTGGCCGTGCACGCACGCGCCCAGGACGAGCTCGGTCCGTGCATCGCGATCGGACGGGTGGAGTGGGACCCGGAGCGGCCGATCACCGACTACATGGCGTGGCTCGCGCCCGGCGGCCACCAGTTCAACTACGGCCGGCTCGACCCGGACCAACCGACGCCGTGGGACGCCTGTTGGGGGACGAACCTGGCGGTGCCGCGGCAGTGGTTGCTGGACGAGCCCTTCGATCCGGACTTTCCGGTGGTCGCCATCGAGGACGGCGAGTGGGGTTACCGGATGGCTCGCCGCGGCCGGCCGATGCGCTACGTCCCGCAGGCGGTCTGCTACCACGATCACCGCTACGAGGGACCGGCCGCCTACCGCGCACGGGCCCGGACAGCGGGCACCGCTTCGCGCTACGTGGTCCGCAGGCACCCGGAGCTGTTCTGGACCCTGATCGGCCGCCCGACGGTCGCGGCCAAGGTGCGGGCATTGAGCATGTTGCTCCCGGGCAATTGGCGGCGGGAGATGTTCTGGGATCTGGACTATCGCTGGAACTATGTACTCGGTATCCTGCACCCGGGACGGGCCGACCGTCTCCACCGATGA